In the genome of Danio rerio strain Tuebingen ecotype United States chromosome 23, GRCz12tu, whole genome shotgun sequence, one region contains:
- the trappc6b gene encoding trafficking protein particle complex subunit 6b (The RefSeq protein has 1 substitution compared to this genomic sequence) → MADEALFQFLHSEIIQYVNSAETGESENGRCVSKLENMGFRVGQGLIERFTQDTPRFKDELDVMKFICKDFWTSVFKKQIDNLRTNHQGIYVLQDNKFRLLTQLSAGKQYLEHAPKFLAFTCGLVRGALSNIGVKSIVTAEVSVMPACKFQVMIQKM, encoded by the exons ATGGCAGATGAGGCTCTTTTTCAGTTCCTACACAGTGAAATCATTCAGTATGTCAACAGTGCAGAAACTGGGGAATCG GAGAATGGACGATGTGTTTCTAAACTTGAGAACATGGGCTTTCGTGTGGGACAAGGACTTATTGAGAG GTTTACCAAAGACACGCCACGCTTTAAAGATGAGCTTGACGTTATGAAGTTCATCTGCAAAGATTTCTGGACCAGTGTTTTTAAGAAGCAGATTGACAACCTGAGAACAAACCACCAG GGTATTTATGTACTACAAGATAACAAGTTCCGCCTACTGACCCAACTGTCTGCTGGCAAACAGTATCTGGAACATGCGCCGAAG TTTTTAGCCTTCACTTGTGGACTGGTCCGAGGAGCACTTTCAAACATTGGTGTGAAAAGTATCGTCACGGCGGAAGTGTCAGTCATGCCTGCCT GTAAATTCCAGGTGATGATTCAGAAGATGTGA